GCGCCGGACGTTTGTCCGGCGTGCCAGCGCACTCAGTCTGGCAGGAGCCGGCTCGGGCTACGCACTTGGCCTTGCAGGCCTTGGCGATGCCGCAGCTCAGTCACAACCCAGCGATTACAAGGCTCTCGTATGCATCTTCCTGTTCGGAGGAAATGACCACGCGAACACGCTTATCCCCTGTGATGCTGCAAACTATTCCCGCTATGCATCAATCAGGGGCGGCAGCGCTGGTGTTGCAATTCCGCACGAACAATTGGCCGGGACCGCTTTGGTCCACCCGCAAGATCAGGTCCTCACCGACGACCTGAGATTTGCGCTTGCGCCCGCGATGCCAAACCTTGCGAGACGCTTCAATGAAGGCAAAATGGCGACGCTGCTTAATGTAGGTCCGCTGATCGCCCCCCTGACCAAAGCCCAGTTCGAGAGCGAGAACATTGGCTCTTTTCCGAGGCCGGACAAGCTCTTTTCTCACAACGATCAGCAGTCGACCTGGCAGGCCTTTGCACCCGAGAGGGCACGTTTCGGTTGGGGCGGGAGGCTCGGCGACCTGATGCTCTCGCACAACCAGAACGCCATGTTCACTGCGATCAGCACCAACGGCAACTCTGTGTTCGTTAATGGCGAGAACACGACAGCCACAAACATCAGTCCATATGGCCCGATCAAAATGTACCCCGCGGCGGGCACGAGCACATTCTCGACAGCTTTGCTGGCGCTCCTCAAACAGCAAAGCCAGAATGTCCTCCAGAACGATTATGCCCGGATCAACGCACGTTCGATCGAATATTCCGGCTTCATCGATAGCGTTCTTTCCAATTCACCGGAGCATACGAGATTTGGTGATCCGAACTCAATTTCGGGTCAGCTGTCTACGGTCGCACGCCTGATCGCCGCGCGCCAGCAGCTCGGTGTCAAGCGCCAGATATTCTTCGTGACCATGGGCGGTTTCGATAATCACGATGACCTCAAGACGAAGCATCAAGGCCTGTTGGCCGCGCTCGACAGCGCGGTTGGCCGGTTCTACGCGTCAATCGAACAGCTCGGCGTCGAGAACGCTGTCACGACTTTCACAGC
This DNA window, taken from Porphyrobacter sp. ULC335, encodes the following:
- a CDS encoding DUF1501 domain-containing protein; this encodes MHILRIGDITRRTFVRRASALSLAGAGSGYALGLAGLGDAAAQSQPSDYKALVCIFLFGGNDHANTLIPCDAANYSRYASIRGGSAGVAIPHEQLAGTALVHPQDQVLTDDLRFALAPAMPNLARRFNEGKMATLLNVGPLIAPLTKAQFESENIGSFPRPDKLFSHNDQQSTWQAFAPERARFGWGGRLGDLMLSHNQNAMFTAISTNGNSVFVNGENTTATNISPYGPIKMYPAAGTSTFSTALLALLKQQSQNVLQNDYARINARSIEYSGFIDSVLSNSPEHTRFGDPNSISGQLSTVARLIAARQQLGVKRQIFFVTMGGFDNHDDLKTKHQGLLAALDSAVGRFYASIEQLGVENAVTTFTASDFGRTLSFNGDGTDHGWGSHHFILGGSVNGGRYYGRAPSISLTSDDQVGRGRLLPTTSVDEYAATLGLWFGVSPSNLGFVAPNIARFASPNLGFMRL